In the Dendrosporobacter quercicolus genome, GAGTTTGCGATGCGCAAACAAGGGGCTGAAAAGCCGGCGTTTGATACGATTGTGGCTTCAGGAGCCAGAGGCGCCTTACCGCATGGGATCGCCTCGGACAAAGTAATTGCCGATGGCGATCTGATAACGATGGATTTTGGCGCTGTTTATCAGGGCTATCATTCGGATATTACCCGGACTGTCTGTGTAGGCAAGGCTTCAGCCAGGCAACGGGAGATCTACGATATTGTATTGGCAGCGCAATTGGCCGGACTAAAAGCCGTACAGGCCGGAAAAATCGGCAAAGACGTTGACGCTGTTGCCCGGCGGGTAATTGCCGCAGCCGGTTATGGCGAGTATTTCGGCCATAGTCTGGGGCATGGCGTGGGCCTGGCCATTCATGAAGCGCCGGCCCTGTCACCGGGGAATACCGCGATTGCTCTGGCTGAAAATATGCTGGTGACGGTAGAGCCTGGCATTTACCTGCCGGAGTGGGGCGGTGTGCGGATTGAGGATACGGTTGTAGTGACTGCTGGCGGGTGCGACATTCTGACTGCCAGCAGCAAACAATTCATCGAAATTGGGTAACCCCTTCATGGGATATAAATTGGAGGTATAAATAAATGATTTCTAGTAGCGATTTTCGTACAGGCCTGACTATTGAAATTGATAATGACGTATGGCAAATAGTGGACTTTCAGCATGTTAAGCCAGGCAAGGGCGCTGCCTTTGTAAGAACTAAAATGAAAAATGTCCGTACCGGCGCGGTGGTTGAACGTACCTTTAATCCAGGCGAAAAATTGCCCAAAGCCCATGTTGATAACCGTCAAATGCAATATTTGTATGCAAATGACGGCCTGTATGTATTTATGGATAATGAAACCTATGAGCAGAGTGAACTGACTTCAGCGCAGCTTGGCGATGCCAAAAAGTTTTTGAAAGAGAATATGAATATTTCCATTATGCTGTTTCAGGGAACGATCATCGGCGTTGAACTGCCAAATTCCGTCGATTTGGAAGTCATTGAATGTGACCCCGGCGTGCGGGGCGATACGGCAACCGGCGCCACCAAACAGGCGAAGCTGGAAACCGGCTATTCGGTCCGGGTGCCGCTGTTTATCAATCAGGGCGATGTATTAAGAATAGACACCCGTTCCGGCGATTATATCGAAAGAGCCAGAAATTAAAACCGCACACTGAAATTTTCATCATTTAATACCATGCCCGCTCTGGCGTATTCCAGGGCGGGCAATTTTTTTGCGCCCAGAGGGACTGAGAAACAGGAACAGGAACTATTTCAAAGACAGGGGACCTGCTTACAAGTAGGTCCGGAAGCTCTGACTGCGGGAACCTGTCGGGGGACGCCGTTTAACTTTTTAGTTTTTCAAAGGTTACATCGATAAAGGCCTGCAGCGCCGGAGAAATCCATTTATCTTTGTGGTAGATAAGTTGTGCCTTGATATCAAAAGCAGGTCCTGTCCAAGGCAGCGCTATTAACTGATCCGCCGCTATTTCCTGATGAACCGCGACAAGCGGTAAAAGGCTGATACCCCAGCCATCGCAAATGAACTTTTTAATCACTTCAATACTGCTTACCTCCAATATGGATGACGGCTTTACACCTGCTTGCGTGAGCATACTTTCAAAAAGCTGGCGATAATTACAGCCCGCTCCTGTTAGTATAAGCGCTTGACCACTTATATCATGAGGTGTAACTTGATCCTTTTCCGTTAAGGGATGGCCGGGAGCGGCTACAACTGCCATCGGCTCTTCAAAGAGCACATGATTGATAAGATCGGTTTCACTGCATGTCACGCCAAGGAAAAGCAGGATATCAATGGTATTTTTCCGGAGATGCGCCTGGTAGTCATTATAGGTGTCAAAGCGAAGGTTGATTTTGACGTTGGGATAACGCGTACGGTAGGTTTGGAAAACTTCAGGCAACCGGTGTGTACAAAGAGATTCTGCTGTTCCGATCGTTAGAGAACTCCTGGCTAGTGGTGAACTGGTAAGCTGGTCTTTGGCTTCAGCGGTTAGTTTAAGAATCTGGCTGGCATATATGTATAACTGTTCGCCGTCATTCGTCAGCTTTATTTGCTTGTTTAAACGCTCAAATAACATTGTGCCCAGTTCTGCTTCAAGTGTTTGAATTTGATTGGTAATGGTAGACTGAGCATAACCAAGAGCATTGGCGGCTTTTGTAAAGCTTAGTAATTTTGCCGTTGTAACGAAAGTTTTCAGTTGACGAAGTTCCATTTTATTTTACCACCCATCAGTTTTCATGAGGTATTTAATCGATATTATCAATTTTACCTATCGTTAACTCTATGATAGTATAATTTCTAAAAGAGATCCAGCGAATGTGAATTATACTTAAGGGAGTGGTTTAATGAAATATCAAGCAATGTTCGATATTCACCCCGGCAGTGATTTCTGGAACCATAACTATTATGAAACAAGGGAAGGGGCGAGACTTCATTATGTCCGCACCGGCAGGGGAATTCCGGTAGTGCTGCTGCATGGCTGGCCAGGATTCTGGTATGACTGGAGACATGTTATTCCGGTTATTGCAAAAGAGGTTGAGGTTATTGCGCCGGATCTACTTGGTTTTGGTTATTCGGCTAAACCCAATTCCCCCAATTCAGAACTATATGAGCCGGATGCCCAGGCGGCGCGTATTCTTGAATTGCTGGATGAACTTGAATTTGACCGGTTTGTAGCCGTTGGGTACGATATCGGGGCAAGGGTAGCGCAAAGTCTGGCCCGAATGGTCCCCGGACGAGTGCGTTCGCTTATATTAGGCAATCCTGCGTATCCGGGTATTGGCGACAGGCGTTTTTCTTATCCGGCGCAAAAAGAATTCTGGTACCAGCATTTCCACAATATTTCCGGAATAGAAAATTTAGTCGGATATAATCGCGATACTGTCAGGCTATATCTTGGATATTTCTACCAGCATTGGTCCGGGCGCAAGGATAAGGTTCGCGAGCAGGAGTTTGAAGGGATCGTGGATGTCTATTCGCAGCCTGACGCTTTCGGGGCCAGTATTGGCTGGTACCGCTCCGGCGCGGGAACCGGTCTGGCGTCGAAGCTGAACCAAGATGGTCTTGCGAGTCCTATGCTGCCCATTGTACAACCGACTTATATCTTATGGGGAGAGCTTGATCCTATCTTTCCCAAAGAATGGTCTGATCATTTAACCGCATTTTTTCCGCAGGTAAATATTAAATATTTACCTGATGTAGGACATTTTATCCCATTTGAAGCTCCTGAAGAAATGATTGAAACTATTAAAAACGTAATTTAATACGGCAGGGGCTGTTAAAAAACGTTTTTAAGAGTGTCAGGTAGAAGCCCGGAGCGGGAGAGCATTTAAGTCCTGCTGCGCCGCTGTTGCTTCACCTCGCCACTGTATGCCCGTGACGGCATCAGCACTAGGCCCTTTCTGGGCCGTCGTTATGCATAACGATTTCCCGCTCCACGGTGATACTTAGGGGTTAACAAAAACCAAGGGTGGCCGGTTCCTTGGTTGCCGTCTCTTTATTTTAAAAGGCTTTTCGGCCATATAGCCGAAAAGCCTTTTAAAGCTTAGTAGTGTAATTCTCTTTCGATGATATCACCGCTTTCAGGGTTGATATCCATTTCTCCGCGGACATTGCCGGCGGTAAACTTGACTTCGTAGTGTTGATACCCGTCATCAGTTTCCAGCTTGATCTTTTGAATGGCTGCATCCGGAAATTCGCTGAGGACAATGTTTTTGACCTCGTCTTCGCTCAGGGTGATGATTTGGCTGCCGCGGTTGCTTTGCAGTTTTGTCTTCACCTCGGTTACCTTTTCGGTTAATTTGTTAATTTCAATTTCGTATTTTACCGCGGTTGCTTTATTGAAAAAAACAACTTCGTATTCAAGCTGATCACTTTTTGTCGACACGTGGCTTGCTTGTTCAGGAACCCACTTTGCGGCAAGTTCCCGCGCTGAAGTCTCATTAAGCGCTGCAAAGGCAGTAGCTGAAATGGTAAAGGCAGTGACTGACGCAACGACAGCTCCCAATAACTTTTTTCTATCCATGTTTATCCCTCCGTAGATTTCATTTATTTGCCTGACTTTATTGTAGCCTGAAAAGATTAAACTAAGATTAAGATTCTACTGCTTTTCAAAAATAGCAGTAAAAAACTGTGCTATAATTTTAGCAAGGAAATTTAGGGAGATGCTGTGATGCGCATTTTAATAGTAGAAGATGAGAAAAACCTGCAGCAGCTGCTGAAAAAAAGACTAACGCAATCCGGTTATGGTGTGGACGCCGTTGCCGACGGCCTGGAGGCGGAGCTTTATCTGGAAGCCGCTCCGTATGATCTGGTTGTTCTGGATTGGATGCTGCCCGGTCTGGATGGTATTTCACTGCTCAAACGGCTTCGTCAAAAAAAACAGAACATCCCGGTGCTGTTGCTGACAGCCAAGGACAGTATTGAAAATCGGGTGGAAGGGCTGGATGCCGGCGCTGACGATTATTTGGTCAAACCATTTGCGTTTGATGAGCTTCTGGCGCGCATTAGGGTATTGATGCGCCGCCAGACCAATATTCGGTTTGATACGGTAGCGGTTGCTGATCTGACGGTGAACTTCAGCACCCGTACCGTAGCCAGAGGAAATAAAAATATCGTCTTATCCAGCAAGGAGTTTTCCATTTTGGAATATCTGATCCGCAATCAGGGTATTGTTTTATCCAGAGAGAAGATTGAGCAACACATTTGGAATTATGATTTCGAAAGCGGTTCGAATGTAGTCAATGTATATATTCGTTATCTGCGTAAAAAAATTGATGATGATTTTGAACAAAAATTAATTCATACGGTACGCGGAGCCGGGTATGTTTTGCAGGAGAGCATATGAAGCCTTTGTCGATAAAAATAAAAATTACTTTTTGGTATACCGGATTAATTGTATTTATTCTCTGTATTATCCTGGGAAGTATTGTGTTCAGCACAGATAAAATTCTTGTGCTGGGATTGCAGCGGGAACTGGAAGATGAAGTTTACGATGCGGTGGAGGATATCCAATATAACAACGGTTCAATGCTTGTTGATCAGATCAATTTTTTTGATGACGGAATTCATATCTCTCTTTATTCGAAGGATCAAAGGCAATTCGCCGGGCAATTGCCGTCCGGCTTTCCTGCGGCAGTGCCTTTTCACCCGGAACAGGTGCAGACGATTCAGGCGGGCGCCAATAGCTGGCTTGTGTACGATATGTATACGACGGCCAAGGGGACTGAGCCTTTATGGATTCGCGGGGTGATATCGCTGAATTCCAGCTATGAAACGCGCAATCAAATATTGTTTGTCTGTGTGATATTGTTTCCTTTTCTGGTGCTGCTCGCCGGTTATGGAGGCTGGCTAATCACCAAAAGTGCGTTTCAGCCGGTCACTCTGATCAGAAGAATAGCGGCGGAGATTGAAAGCAGCGGGGACTTAAGTAAACGGATTCATTTAACCGGGAGTAAAGATGAAATCTATGATCTTGCCCAAACCTTCGACTATATGCTCGATCAATTGGAAACAGCGTTTAAAACCGAACGCCAGTTTACGTCTGACGCTTCACATGAACTTCGCACACCGGTTTCGGTCATTTTGGCGCATGCGGAATACAGCCTTACCCAAAAAGATAATCCGGTGGAAATGGCGGAGTCCCTGGCGGTGATACGGCAGCAGGCCGAAAAAATGAATGCATTAATTTCCTCGCTGCTTTTGCTGGCGCGAGCTGACCATCATGCGGAAAGGCTGGAATTTGAAGTGGTTAATCTCAGTGAAATTGCTGAGATGGTTGTTGAGGAAATTGGCGCTGCCGCTGAAGCCAGAGCTATTACGGTTTATGCTGAGATTGCCCCAAGCCTCAGTCTTTTTGCCGATCAGACTTCGCTGATGCGTTTATTATTGAATTTGCTGCAAAACGCCGTCTGCTATGGCCGGGAAAACGGCTGGGTAAAGCTCAGTCTCCGGCCTGTTGAAGGAGGCGTGAGCGGAACTGTTGAAGACAATGGCATTGGCATAGCGCCGGAACATAAAGCCCAGATATGGAAAAGGTTTTACCAGGTTGATCCTGCTAGAAAGACTATGGAAAACTGCGGTACAGGTCTGGGACTGCCTATTGTAAAATGGATTATTGAACGCCATGGCGGCGAAATAACCG is a window encoding:
- a CDS encoding PepSY domain-containing protein, which gives rise to MDRKKLLGAVVASVTAFTISATAFAALNETSARELAAKWVPEQASHVSTKSDQLEYEVVFFNKATAVKYEIEINKLTEKVTEVKTKLQSNRGSQIITLSEDEVKNIVLSEFPDAAIQKIKLETDDGYQHYEVKFTAGNVRGEMDINPESGDIIERELHY
- a CDS encoding LysR family transcriptional regulator, with product MELRQLKTFVTTAKLLSFTKAANALGYAQSTITNQIQTLEAELGTMLFERLNKQIKLTNDGEQLYIYASQILKLTAEAKDQLTSSPLARSSLTIGTAESLCTHRLPEVFQTYRTRYPNVKINLRFDTYNDYQAHLRKNTIDILLFLGVTCSETDLINHVLFEEPMAVVAAPGHPLTEKDQVTPHDISGQALILTGAGCNYRQLFESMLTQAGVKPSSILEVSSIEVIKKFICDGWGISLLPLVAVHQEIAADQLIALPWTGPAFDIKAQLIYHKDKWISPALQAFIDVTFEKLKS
- a CDS encoding M24 family metallopeptidase — protein: MNDRLGKLRDFLNDKKLDAVLVSTPENRRYLSGFTGSSGYLLITRTDAKLITDFRYIEQAGNQAKQFEIIRHGNKPLETVAKSVSSTLRRIGFESDHLTFGVYDSLHTLLKNIELQPVQLDGLRMSKDAGEIALIRTAVEIADAAFSHILTWLRPGLTEFTVAAELEFAMRKQGAEKPAFDTIVASGARGALPHGIASDKVIADGDLITMDFGAVYQGYHSDITRTVCVGKASARQREIYDIVLAAQLAGLKAVQAGKIGKDVDAVARRVIAAAGYGEYFGHSLGHGVGLAIHEAPALSPGNTAIALAENMLVTVEPGIYLPEWGGVRIEDTVVVTAGGCDILTASSKQFIEIG
- the efp gene encoding elongation factor P yields the protein MISSSDFRTGLTIEIDNDVWQIVDFQHVKPGKGAAFVRTKMKNVRTGAVVERTFNPGEKLPKAHVDNRQMQYLYANDGLYVFMDNETYEQSELTSAQLGDAKKFLKENMNISIMLFQGTIIGVELPNSVDLEVIECDPGVRGDTATGATKQAKLETGYSVRVPLFINQGDVLRIDTRSGDYIERARN
- a CDS encoding alpha/beta fold hydrolase, whose translation is MKYQAMFDIHPGSDFWNHNYYETREGARLHYVRTGRGIPVVLLHGWPGFWYDWRHVIPVIAKEVEVIAPDLLGFGYSAKPNSPNSELYEPDAQAARILELLDELEFDRFVAVGYDIGARVAQSLARMVPGRVRSLILGNPAYPGIGDRRFSYPAQKEFWYQHFHNISGIENLVGYNRDTVRLYLGYFYQHWSGRKDKVREQEFEGIVDVYSQPDAFGASIGWYRSGAGTGLASKLNQDGLASPMLPIVQPTYILWGELDPIFPKEWSDHLTAFFPQVNIKYLPDVGHFIPFEAPEEMIETIKNVI
- a CDS encoding sensor histidine kinase — protein: MKPLSIKIKITFWYTGLIVFILCIILGSIVFSTDKILVLGLQRELEDEVYDAVEDIQYNNGSMLVDQINFFDDGIHISLYSKDQRQFAGQLPSGFPAAVPFHPEQVQTIQAGANSWLVYDMYTTAKGTEPLWIRGVISLNSSYETRNQILFVCVILFPFLVLLAGYGGWLITKSAFQPVTLIRRIAAEIESSGDLSKRIHLTGSKDEIYDLAQTFDYMLDQLETAFKTERQFTSDASHELRTPVSVILAHAEYSLTQKDNPVEMAESLAVIRQQAEKMNALISSLLLLARADHHAERLEFEVVNLSEIAEMVVEEIGAAAEARAITVYAEIAPSLSLFADQTSLMRLLLNLLQNAVCYGRENGWVKLSLRPVEGGVSGTVEDNGIGIAPEHKAQIWKRFYQVDPARKTMENCGTGLGLPIVKWIIERHGGEITVESQLGRGTIFRFFLPSRRADLGRG
- the rppA gene encoding two-component system response regulator RppA yields the protein MRILIVEDEKNLQQLLKKRLTQSGYGVDAVADGLEAELYLEAAPYDLVVLDWMLPGLDGISLLKRLRQKKQNIPVLLLTAKDSIENRVEGLDAGADDYLVKPFAFDELLARIRVLMRRQTNIRFDTVAVADLTVNFSTRTVARGNKNIVLSSKEFSILEYLIRNQGIVLSREKIEQHIWNYDFESGSNVVNVYIRYLRKKIDDDFEQKLIHTVRGAGYVLQESI